In one Gossypium hirsutum isolate 1008001.06 chromosome D09, Gossypium_hirsutum_v2.1, whole genome shotgun sequence genomic region, the following are encoded:
- the LOC107890807 gene encoding granule-bound starch synthase 1, chloroplastic/amyloplastic, which yields MATVTASHFVSRISHGAETKANLSQTGLGNQSMTHNGLRFLNKVDRLQMRTNAKAVARNAVKDEHPTANDKLSGKIICGTGMNIIFVGAEVGPWSKTGGLGDVLGGLPPAMAAKGHRVMTVSPRYDQYKDAWDTCATVDLKVGEAILTVRFFHCYKRGVDRIFVDHPVFLEKVWGKTGSKIYGPRAGLDYKDNQLRFSLLCLAALEAPRVLNLNSSKYFSGPYGENVVFVANDWHTALLPCYLKSVYQSRGIYMSAKVAFCIHNIAYQGRFAFEDYSLLNLPDQFKSSFDFMDGYDKPVKGRKINWMKAGILESHRVLTVSPHYAQELVSGEDKGVELDHIIRKTGITGIVNGMDVQEWNPTTDKYISVKYDATTVTYAKRLLKVALQAELGLPCDENVPLIGFIGRLEEQKGSDILTAAIPKFIGQNCQIVVLGTGKTAMEKQIQQLETLYPGKAIGVAKFNVPLAHMIFAGADYLLVPSRFEPCGLIQLQAMRYGTIPIVASTGGLVDTVKEGFTGFQMGAFNVECDTVDPRDVDKVAKGVIRALATYGTGAMREMIQNCMAQDLSWKGPSTLWEKILLSLEVAGSEPGIEGEEIAPLAKENIATP from the exons ATGGCAACAGTGACAGCTTCACACTTTGTTTCGAGGATTTCCCATGGAGCTGAAACTAAGGCCAATCTGAGTCAGACAGGGTTGGGGAATCAATCCATGACTCACAATGGGTTGAGGTTTTTAAACAAGGTAGATAGGTTGCAGATGAGGACCAATGCAAAGGCTGTTGCTAGGAACGCAGTGAAAGATGAACACCCAACTGCAAATGACAAGCTATCTGGGAAAATTATATGTGGAACAGGGATGAATATTATCTTTGTGGGAGCTGAGGTTGGTCCATGGAGCAAAACTGGTGGACTTGGTGATGTTCTTGGCGGACTTCCTCCTGCAATGGCG GCCAAAGGACATCGTGTTATGACAGTGTCTCCTCGGTACGACCAGTACAAGGATGCATGGGACACCTGTGCCACAGTTGAT CTAAAAGTTGGGGAAGCGATTTTGACTGTCCGGTTCTTCCACTGTTACAAACGTGGAGTTGATCGTATTTTTGTTGATCACCCTGTGTTCCTCGAGAAG GTATGGGGCAAAACTGGATCCAAAATCTATGGCCCTAGAGCAGGTCTGGACTACAAGGACAATCAATTGCGATTTAGCTTGTTATGTCTG GCTGCTTTGGAGGCACCAAGAGTTCTGAATTTAAATAGCAGCAAATATTTCTCAGGACCATACG GAGAAAACGTTGTCTTCGTTGCCAATGATTGGCACACTGCTCTTCTTCCATGCTATTTGAAAAGCGTGTATCAATCAAGGGGAATCTATATGAGTGCCAAG GTTGCTTTTTGCATCCACAATATAGCCTATCAAGGAAGATTTGCCTTTGAAGATTACTCACTTCTCAATTTGCCTGATCAATTCAAGAGTTCATTTGACTTCATGGATGG GTATGATAAGCCTGTCAAGGGAAGGAAAATCAATTGGATGAAGGCTGGAATTTTGGAATCACACAGGGTATTGACTGTAAGTCCACACTATGCCCAAGAGCTTGTTTCCGGTGAAGATAAAGGTGTCGAACTTGATCACATCATTCGTAAAACCGGCATCACTGGAATTGTGAATGGCATGGATGTTCAAGAATGGAACCCTACCACTGACAAATACATCAGTGTGAAATATGATGCAACAACT GTAACGTATGCAAAGCGATTATTAAAGGTAGCTCTTCAAGCAGAACTTGGGTTGCCTTGCGATGAGAATGTTCCATTGATTGGGTTCATCGGTAGGCTGGAAGAGCAGAAAGGTTCAGACATCTTGACAGCAGCTATTCCAAAATTCATTGGACAGAATTGTCAGATTGTTGTCCTT GGAACTGGTAAAACGGCCATGGAGAAGCAGATTCAACAGCTGGAGACCCTATATCCTGGAAAAGCTATAGGAGTAGCCAAATTCAATGTCCCATTGGCCCATATGATTTTTGCGGGTGCTGATTACCTTTTGGTTCCTAGTAGATTTGAACCATGTGGTCTCATTCAGCTGCAAGCTATGCGATATGGAACT ATACCAATAGTGGCATCTACTGGTGGACTAGTTGACACAGTCAAGGAAGGATTCACAGGGTTCCAAATGGGAGCCTTCAATGTTGAA TGTGATACAGTGGATCCAAGAGATGTAGATAAGGTGGCAAAAGGTGTCATTAGAGCTCTTGCAACGTATGGCACTGGAGCCATGAGAGAAATGATCCAGAATTGTATGGCACAAGATCTTTCATGGAAG GGACCATCAACGCTGTGGGAGAAGATATTGTTGAGCTTAGAGGTTGCTGGGAGTGAACCGGGTATTGAAGGAGAGGAGATTGCTCCACTAGCCAAGGAAAACATTGCCACTCCCTGA
- the LOC107890806 gene encoding ubiquitin carboxyl-terminal hydrolase 9, translated as MTIQDSGFMMEDGVSCLPCTPEEQKKIVIDLRNESERNLKEGNLYFVISSRWFRKWERYVGIDADANLIGNQSSDSRHTNVASSMVAEMPGAIDNSDIVQNGSDCNCKENAIQLRRNLMEGRDYALVPQRVWEKLHEWYKGGPALPRKMILQGVYHRTFDVEVYPLRLKLIDSRDESQSVIWLSRKASLSELFQRVCALRGIEQNKARIWDYFNKRKHTQLSASNRSLEESNLQMDQDILLEEVDGHHSSRFGLDSTGNELALVSMEPSRSSFTLAGGPTLANGHSSGFKSNQYPGSSLSSGLKDTDDGFDAYSTVRKGEKRGLAGLQNLGNTCFMNSALQCLVHTPPLVEYFLKDYSDEINTENPLGMHGELALAFGELLRKLWSSGQTAIAPRVFKGKLARFAPQFSGYNQHDSQELLAFLLDGLHEDLNRVKEKPYIELKDADGRPDEVVAAESWKNHKARNDSVIVDVCQGQYKSTLVCPVCNKISITFDPFMYLSLPLPSTITRTMTVTVFYGDGSGLPMPYTVSVLKNGFCKDLLLALRTACCLKTDENLLLAEVYENKIYRYLEMPLEPLASIKDDEHIVAFRIQKKGMEKTKLVIFHRWQEKSTTDYLKSGKELFGTPLITYLGEDQPSGADIETAVSKVLSPFKRMHSSAKAHIGKGSDFLSDGLDELCSSSDAQSIENAEFEGALSTDLSLRLLLTDDRVMNFKAFKKDTLFEPGKILSVVMDWTDKEQGLYDASYLKDIPEVHKAGFAAKKTRKEAISLSSCLDAFLVEEPLGPDDMWYCPRCKEHRQAVKKLDLWMLPEIIVFHLKRFTYGRYLKNKIDTFVNFPIHNLDLSKYVKNKDGQSYVYELYAISNHYGGLGGGHYTAYAKLIDENRWYHFDDGHVSPVNESDIKTSAAYLLFYKRVNESKMEIGESSYSHSTS; from the exons ATGACGATTCAAGATTCCGGATTCATGATGGAGGACGGGGTTAGTTGCTTGCCGTGCACGCCCGAAGAACAGAAAAAGATCGTTATTGATTTAAGAAACGAATCCGAGCGTAATTTGAAAGAAGGCAACTTGTATTTCGTTATTTCCAGCAG GTGGTTTCGAAAGTGGGAGAGGTATGTTGGGATAGACGCTGATGCAAATCTAATTGGGAACCAATCTTCTGATTCTCGGCATACGAATGTGGCTTCTTCGATGGTGGCAGAAATGCCCGGTGCCATTGATAACTCCGATATTGTTCAAAATGGGAGTGATTGCAATTGCAAGGAGAATGCGATACAGCTTCGCAGAAATTTGATGGAAGGCCGGGATTATGCTTTGGTGCCTCAAAGAGTTTGGGAAAAGCTTCATGAATG gtATAAAGGTGGGCCAGCATTGCCACGGAAGATGATTTTACAGGGTGTCTATCACAGAACTTTTGATGTGGAGGTTTACCCACTTCGTCTTAAGTTGATAGATTCCAGGGATGAAAGCCAGTCAGTTATATGGTTAAGCAGAAAG GCTTCTCTATCTGAGCTGTTCCAGAGGGTTTGTGCACTTAGAGGAATAGAGCAGAATAAG GCTCGTATTTGGGATTACTTCAACAAGAGAAAGCACACACAGTTGTCTGCTTCAAACAGAAGCCTTGAGGAATCAAACTTGCAGATGGATCAAGAT ATTCTTTTGGAGGAAGTTGATGGACATCATTCTTCAAGATTTGGGTTGGATTCTACAGGAAATGAACTAGCTTTGGTTTCCATGGAACCTTCAAGGTCATcctttacacttgctggagggcCAACCTTGGCTAATGGTCACTCCTCTGGTTTCAAATCAAATCAGTATCCAGGAAGTTCCTTAAGCTCAGGATTGAAAGATACAGATGATGGTTTTGATGCCTATAGCACTGTTAGAAAAGGAGAGAAGAGGGGTTTGGCTGGGTTGCAGAACCTAGGAAATACTTGTTTTATGAATAGTGCTCTTCAATGTTTAGTGCACACGCCGCCACTTGTTGAGTATTTTTTGAAAGATTACAGTGATGAGATCAACACTGAAAATCCTTTGGGAATGCAT GGGGAGCTTGCACTTGCATTTGGTGAGTTATTACGAAAATTATGGTCCTCTGGGCAAACTGCAATTGCTCCACGTGTATTTAAGGGAAAACTTGCTCGGTTTGCACCCCAGTTTAGTGGTTATAACCAGCATGATTCTCAA GAACTTTTGGCCTTCTTACTGGATGGGTTGCATGAAGACTTGAATCGGGTAAAAGAAAAACCTTATATTGAATTGAAGGATGCAGACGGTCGCCCTGATGAGGTAGTTGCAGCTGAGTCTTGGAAAAATCACAAGGCCCGGAATGACTCAGTGATTGTGGATGTTTGTCAA GGTCAATATAAGTCAACGCTGGTTTGTCCAGTTTGCAACAAAATTTCAATTACTTTTGACCCCTTCATGTATTTATCATTGCCACTACCTTCAACTATCACTAGGACAATGACAGTGACAGTGTTTTATGGTGATGGAAGTGGTCTCCCGATGCCATATACTGTCTCTGTGCTGAAAAATGGTTTCTGCAAAGATCTCCTTCTGGCTTTGCGTACTGCATGTTGCTTGAAGACTGACGAGAACCTTCTGCTTGCAGAG GTCTATGAGAACAAGATTTACCGGTATTTGGAGATGCCCTTGGAGCCATTGGCTTCGATAAAGGATGATGAACATATTGTGGCCTTCCGAATTCAGAAGAAGGGGATGGAGAAAACTAAGCTAGTAATTTTTCATCGATGGCAGGAAAA ATCCACAACAGATTATCTTAAAAGTGGAAAAGAGCTTTTTGGAACTCCATTGATAACTTATTTGGGAGAAGACCAACCAAGTGGAGCTGATATTGAAACTGCTGTTTCTAAAGTATTGTCACCTTTCAAAAGAATGCATTCTTCAGCTAAGGCTCATATTGGCAAAGGGAGTGACTTCCTCTCAGATGGTCTGGATGAACTATGCAGCAGTTCTGATGCTCAGTCAATTGAAAATGCAGAGTTTGAGGGTGCATTGAGCACGGACTTATCACTCCGGCTCCTTTTGACAGATGACAGGGTTATGAACTTCAAGGCTTTTAAGAAGGATACCCTCTTTGAACCTGGGAAAATCTTAAGTGTTGTGATGGATTGGACTGACAAAGAACAGGGCCTATATGATGCCAGCTACTTGAAGGACATCCCTGAAGTTCATAAAGCAGGATTTGCTGCTAAGAAGACCCGGAAGGAAGCCATCTCTCTATCTTCATGCTTGGATGCTTTCTTGGTGGAAGAACCACTAGGGCCTGATGACATGTG GTATTGTCCACGTTGCAAGGAACATAGGCAAGCTGTAAAGAAGCTAGACTTGTGGATGCTACCAGAGATTATTGTTTTCCACTTGAAACGATTCACTTATGGCCGATACCTAAAGAACAAAATTGATACTTTTGTGAATTTCCCAATTCACAATCTTGATTTGAGTAAATATGTCAAGAACAAAGATGGGCAATCTTATGTATATGAGCTATATGCCATCAGCAACCATTATGGTGGTCTAGGTGGCGGGCACTACACTGCATATGCTAAG TTGATTGATGAGAATAGGTGGTATCATTTTGATGATGGTCATGTTTCTCCCGTCAACGAATCTGACATCAAGACTTCGGCCGCTTATCTGTTGTTCTACAAGAGAGTGAATGAATCGAAGATGGAGATAGGGGAGTCATCGTATAGTCATTCCACCTCTTAA